A section of the Phacochoerus africanus isolate WHEZ1 chromosome 4, ROS_Pafr_v1, whole genome shotgun sequence genome encodes:
- the LOC125124537 gene encoding olfactory receptor 2T11-like, whose product MLVEKRNSSSDFILLGLLVNNKATGVVFAGIFAIFAVTVTANLVMIFLIKVDSRLHTPMYFLLSQLSIMDTIFICTTVPKFLVDMVSKEKKISFVACGIQIFLYLTMIGSEFFLLGLMAYDRYVAICNPLRYPVLMNRRVCLLLAAGAWFGGSLDGFLLTSVTMNFPYCGSRSINHFFCEIPAVLRLACADTSLYETLMYSCCVLMLLIPISIISTSYTLILLTVHRMRSAEGRKKAFATCSSHLTVVSIFYGASFYNYVLPQSFHTPEQDKVVSAFYTMVTPMLNPLIYSLRNKDVLGAFKKIFTQCLSTQKVSMSIA is encoded by the coding sequence ATGTTAGTGGAGAAGAGAAACTCATCCTCTGACTTTATCCTCCTGGGACTTCTGGTAAACAATAAAGCTACAGGGGTTGTCTTTGCaggtatttttgctatttttgcgGTGACCGTAACTGCAAATTTGGTCATGATATTCTTGATCAAAGTGGATTCTCGCCTCCACACTCCCATGTACTTTCTGCTCAGCCAGCTGTCCATCATGGACACCATATTCATTTGCACCACTGTCCCAAAGTTCCTGGTGGACATGGtttctaaagagaagaaaatttcctTTGTAGCCTGTGGCATCCAGATCTTTCTCTACTTGACCATGATTGGCTCAGAGTTCTTCCTATTGGGTCTCATGGcctatgatcgctatgtggccatctgcaacccacttAGGTACCCCGTCCTGATGAACCGCAGAGTGTGTCTTCTTCTGGCTGCTGGTGCCTGGTTTGGTGGATCCCTGGATGGCTTTCTGCTTACCTCTGTCACCATGAATTTCCCCTACTGTGGTTCCCGAAGTATCAACCATTTCTTCTGTGAGATCCCTGCAGTTCTCAGATTAGCCTGTGCTGACACATCCTTGTATGAAACCTTGATGTACAGCTGCTGTGTACTCATGCTGCTTATCCCTATCTCTATTATCTCAACCTCCTACACCCTCATCTTGTTAACCGTCCACCGCATGCGCTCAGCTGAGGGCCGGAAAAAGGCCTTTGCCACTTGTTCTTCACACTTGACTGTGGTCAGCATTTTCTATGGGGCTTCCTTCTACAATTATGTGCTGCCCCAGTCATTTCACACCCCTGAGCAGGACAAGGTGGTATCAGCTTTCTATACCATGGTCACACCCATGCTCAATCCTCTCATCTACAGCCTCAGAAACAAGGATGTCCTGGGggcatttaaaaagatatttacacAATGTTTATCTACTCAGAAAGTGTCCATGAGCATTGCTTAG